From a single Leopardus geoffroyi isolate Oge1 chromosome E1, O.geoffroyi_Oge1_pat1.0, whole genome shotgun sequence genomic region:
- the LOC123603328 gene encoding uncharacterized protein LOC123603328 isoform X1: MSRGHADALRAGAARASRAAAAPLRTPDSASRRRPPALLAASSGPPLSGGIPNAGGPRPAPRRGGSAPPRTGADPEAGRTQGLHGPRLSPASRKIQWGQRRCWFANWPLDTDGKERPRKKQTSPDGPMGETKTSQMIVAVENRACAPGLEERELDSFRNVALLFSLQQDSQIPRESGAIPPPPTERRKVIHPSWRKLQKPVHTERTFRVQLPIDLSPGTDITCCTAFGKPCNISAPFPCLC, from the exons ATGTCGCGCGGCCACGCTGATGCACTGCGGGCGGGCGCAGCGCGAGCCTCCCGAGCCGCCGCCGCGCCGCTCCGGACCCCGGATTCCGCTTCTCGCCGCCGGCCGCCGGCCCTCCTCGCCGCCTCCTCCGGGCCCCCTCTTTCGGGCGGAATTCCAAATGCCGGCGGGCCGCGGCCAGCGCCCCGGAGAGGGGGCAGCGCGCCACCGCGGACAGGCGCGGACCCGGAGGCCGGCAGGACGCAGGGGCTCCACGGGCCTCGCCTCTCCCCCGCCTCCCGGAA GATTCAATGGGGGCAGAGGCGGTGTTGGTTTGCAAACTGGCCCCTGGACACAGACGGCAAGGAGAGACCAAGAAAGAAGCAGACCTCTCCAGATGG GCCAATGGGGGAGACCAAGACGAGCCAAATGATTGTAGCAGTGGAAAACAGAGCGTGTGCACCTGGCCTTGAGGAGAGGGAGCTTGACAGCTTTAGGAACGTAGCCTTGTT GTTCAGCCTGCAGCAGGACAGCCAGATCCCCAGGGAGAGTGGAgcgattccccctccccccacagagaGACGCAAAGTAATTCACCCATCCTG GAGAAAACTACAGAAACCAGTCCATACAGAGAGGACTTTTAGGGTTCAGCTACCCATTGATCTGAGCCCCGGAACGGATATAACTTGCTGCACAGCCTTTGGAAAGCCATGTAACATCTCTGCGCCGTTTCCTTGTTTGTGCTAA
- the LOC123603328 gene encoding uncharacterized protein LOC123603328 isoform X2: MSRGHADALRAGAARASRAAAAPLRTPDSASRRRPPALLAASSGPPLSGGIPNAGGPRPAPRRGGSAPPRTGADPEAGRTQGLHGPRLSPASRKIQWGQRRCWFANWPLDTDGKERPRKKQTSPDGFSLQQDSQIPRESGAIPPPPTERRKVIHPSWRKLQKPVHTERTFRVQLPIDLSPGTDITCCTAFGKPCNISAPFPCLC; this comes from the exons ATGTCGCGCGGCCACGCTGATGCACTGCGGGCGGGCGCAGCGCGAGCCTCCCGAGCCGCCGCCGCGCCGCTCCGGACCCCGGATTCCGCTTCTCGCCGCCGGCCGCCGGCCCTCCTCGCCGCCTCCTCCGGGCCCCCTCTTTCGGGCGGAATTCCAAATGCCGGCGGGCCGCGGCCAGCGCCCCGGAGAGGGGGCAGCGCGCCACCGCGGACAGGCGCGGACCCGGAGGCCGGCAGGACGCAGGGGCTCCACGGGCCTCGCCTCTCCCCCGCCTCCCGGAA GATTCAATGGGGGCAGAGGCGGTGTTGGTTTGCAAACTGGCCCCTGGACACAGACGGCAAGGAGAGACCAAGAAAGAAGCAGACCTCTCCAGATGG GTTCAGCCTGCAGCAGGACAGCCAGATCCCCAGGGAGAGTGGAgcgattccccctccccccacagagaGACGCAAAGTAATTCACCCATCCTG GAGAAAACTACAGAAACCAGTCCATACAGAGAGGACTTTTAGGGTTCAGCTACCCATTGATCTGAGCCCCGGAACGGATATAACTTGCTGCACAGCCTTTGGAAAGCCATGTAACATCTCTGCGCCGTTTCCTTGTTTGTGCTAA
- the LOC123603328 gene encoding uncharacterized protein LOC123603328 isoform X3, which produces MSRGHADALRAGAARASRAAAAPLRTPDSASRRRPPALLAASSGPPLSGGIPNAGGPRPAPRRGGSAPPRTGADPEAGRTQGLHGPRLSPASRKIQWGQRRCWFANWPLDTDGKERPRKKQTSPDGPMGETKTSQMIVAVENRACAPGLEERELDSFRNVALLFSLQQDSQIPRESGAIPPPPTERRKVIHPSW; this is translated from the exons ATGTCGCGCGGCCACGCTGATGCACTGCGGGCGGGCGCAGCGCGAGCCTCCCGAGCCGCCGCCGCGCCGCTCCGGACCCCGGATTCCGCTTCTCGCCGCCGGCCGCCGGCCCTCCTCGCCGCCTCCTCCGGGCCCCCTCTTTCGGGCGGAATTCCAAATGCCGGCGGGCCGCGGCCAGCGCCCCGGAGAGGGGGCAGCGCGCCACCGCGGACAGGCGCGGACCCGGAGGCCGGCAGGACGCAGGGGCTCCACGGGCCTCGCCTCTCCCCCGCCTCCCGGAA GATTCAATGGGGGCAGAGGCGGTGTTGGTTTGCAAACTGGCCCCTGGACACAGACGGCAAGGAGAGACCAAGAAAGAAGCAGACCTCTCCAGATGG GCCAATGGGGGAGACCAAGACGAGCCAAATGATTGTAGCAGTGGAAAACAGAGCGTGTGCACCTGGCCTTGAGGAGAGGGAGCTTGACAGCTTTAGGAACGTAGCCTTGTT GTTCAGCCTGCAGCAGGACAGCCAGATCCCCAGGGAGAGTGGAgcgattccccctccccccacagagaGACGCAAAGTAATTCACCCATCCTGGTGA
- the LOC123603328 gene encoding translation initiation factor IF-2-like isoform X4, whose translation MSRGHADALRAGAARASRAAAAPLRTPDSASRRRPPALLAASSGPPLSGGIPNAGGPRPAPRRGGSAPPRTGADPEAGRTQGLHGPRLSPASRKFSLQQDSQIPRESGAIPPPPTERRKVIHPSWRKLQKPVHTERTFRVQLPIDLSPGTDITCCTAFGKPCNISAPFPCLC comes from the exons ATGTCGCGCGGCCACGCTGATGCACTGCGGGCGGGCGCAGCGCGAGCCTCCCGAGCCGCCGCCGCGCCGCTCCGGACCCCGGATTCCGCTTCTCGCCGCCGGCCGCCGGCCCTCCTCGCCGCCTCCTCCGGGCCCCCTCTTTCGGGCGGAATTCCAAATGCCGGCGGGCCGCGGCCAGCGCCCCGGAGAGGGGGCAGCGCGCCACCGCGGACAGGCGCGGACCCGGAGGCCGGCAGGACGCAGGGGCTCCACGGGCCTCGCCTCTCCCCCGCCTCCCGGAA GTTCAGCCTGCAGCAGGACAGCCAGATCCCCAGGGAGAGTGGAgcgattccccctccccccacagagaGACGCAAAGTAATTCACCCATCCTG GAGAAAACTACAGAAACCAGTCCATACAGAGAGGACTTTTAGGGTTCAGCTACCCATTGATCTGAGCCCCGGAACGGATATAACTTGCTGCACAGCCTTTGGAAAGCCATGTAACATCTCTGCGCCGTTTCCTTGTTTGTGCTAA